DNA sequence from the Malus sylvestris chromosome 10, drMalSylv7.2, whole genome shotgun sequence genome:
TTTCTAACATTTCACCCTAACCTACGTATACGACACATTTGGATATTCAATTCTCGTCCATAGAAAGTCCCAAGCAATCTGTGTTCATACTCGAAGCAAACTTTTGTTTATCGGGTTGAAGGAAACCTGAAAAGCATTGATCAATGCTCTAACTAGTTGGAGATTTTATCAGCAGATGGTGGAACCTTAACAGCTGGGGTGGAAGAGCTAGCACAAGCCTCTTCTGCTGCATAATGTTTGCGTAATCTCTCCTGAAGGGCACGTACACGATCCTCAGTCTTGCGAAGCCTTCTCCATCTGTAGGTACCCCAGAGAGCAAAACCACCGTATACAACAATGTAGGAAGCCCAAACATAAGGGTAGGTCTCTGCATGCTCTTTGATTTGCCGGTACTTTGCTTCCACAGCTCCTCTCAAACCGGCAGCATCTTGGGGACTTGTGGTTTGTTGCAATTCTTCTCCCTTTTCCTCGGTTTCCATTCTCAATGTTTACACGCTATTTCGCAATCGAAATCACTGCAACAATGAACATACAACAGAGACTTTATACATTGGATTCGAAACTGGAGCACCCTGACTGAATAGCCATCTATATTACAATACCACGTTAACACGATCAGAAGAATAATGTGAGCATGTTAATCAGCACCGATTATCTTTGAGAAACACCCACAAATACAACCGGTTACAAACTCcgaataaaaaatagaaacatCACACCAACAATAAGCCGAATATAAACCACGATTAGTCCCCCTTGATTGACTACTTAGTGTCCCTTAAGTACTATTTCTTATTAAACATTCGTAGTAGAGACgaaaatgctttgttggatgtggggtgggcacacgagaaagaaCATAATTAAGAACGAGGATAtttgaggtaaagtaggagtggccgCAATTAGAGATCAGATGAGAGAAAAACGGTTAAGGTGGTGTGGACATGTGAATATGCTCTAGTTAGAAGATGCGATAATGAGGTAGAGGCTCAGGGAAAAGGGGTTGAtgaagacttggaaagagactttaagaaaataCATGGAGTACTTGGAGCTAACGGAAAATTTGATGCAAAACCGAGGACAGTGGCCTTCTAGATTCATAGAGTCGAACCCACTTAATGGGTCCATCAGTGCGTGTTTCCCATTACCTTTCTAAACAACTAAGTCCACAACCAAAGTAGAAGATAACAATCTGAAATtcacaaaattacaaaatcaaGTGTTGAACATCAGACAATCAGATCAAGCTaaagaaatgaaaatatatatttgttctATTCGGATCACAAACAAAAACGAAAATTCCAAATACTGCAAGTCGAGACATTGCAATTGTCAATATATAATGAGACTGAGAACACAACCATCCAGATTGAACAATCCACCAATTAGCTtagaagaataaaaaatttgaagtcTGTAGATATACCCAGATGAAGAAATCCAATGAAAATGGAAATCGAGTTCAGAaagtgaaattaaaattaagagcTTACCAGGCAATGGTGGAAAAACGTTGAGAATTTTGAGAGATTTGCAAacgagaaagaggaggaggaagccgaGGGTTCAAGACTCCAAAACCCCAGAAAACAATCTGGGCTTCGGATGAAACGACATGTCGTGATGGGCCTGTTGCTCAGTCAAAGGTTTGGACCCAACGTGTTAGTGAATCTCACTAAAGATGCATCCGGTTCcgatcggttcggtttttttgtcGAAATCGGATAGCAAACCGATTTTTTGAAAATTatagttttgttttaaaaataaaatttgaaaattgagaGAGTCAGAGGAGAGGTGGTTAAGCCATGGCTGAGCTGAGcaacatatacacacacatcacAGATGGGCAAGTTTATGGTGTTGTGTAGAACAAAGCCAAGGCacttaggcctcgtttggtacGTCGTATATAGCATCGGATAGGATTATTAATACGGAGCCAGGTGTTTGGCGCGCTCTCGTATTAAATTGGACCGGACTAATTTAATCCGATGCTCTTATTTTATACGGTGTACGCCCTCTTAATAAACCCGTCCAAAAGGAGTGTATAATTTAGTCGGGTCCTTTCTCTCTCGCGCGAACTGGGCTTTCTCTCTCGCTTCCATCGCCGTCTCATTCTCTCACCGACTAC
Encoded proteins:
- the LOC126586639 gene encoding uncharacterized protein LOC126586639; amino-acid sequence: METEEKGEELQQTTSPQDAAGLRGAVEAKYRQIKEHAETYPYVWASYIVVYGGFALWGTYRWRRLRKTEDRVRALQERLRKHYAAEEACASSSTPAVKVPPSADKISN